The nucleotide sequence CGGGGATATTTTTTTTCTGGGAGATGATCTTGTCGTGGGCCCGGAGTTCGATGTCCTCGAACATTTTTAGCTCATCCATGATGAACTGGTAGATCTTGAAGCGGATGTTGCCGATATCCTCGCTGTAGTCGATCTCGTCGCTTTTTTCGATGTGGTCGACAATCAGCTTGGTCAGGAAATTGACCCGGTTCTTCGACAGCTTCAGGCTCATAATACGACCTCAAAGAGGCCCATAAATAAAGGAGTCTCGGGGTTATTTGTATACGTTAAAGAGACGCAGGCTTGGCACGTCTTTTGCTTCGATGTGTCTAAATTGTAGCGCAAGAAAATTTTGCCTGTTCTCATGATTTGTATCTTAGCATTTTTTTAC is from Candidatus Aminicenantes bacterium and encodes:
- a CDS encoding DUF507 family protein; the protein is MSLKLSKNRVNFLTKLIVDHIEKSDEIDYSEDIGNIRFKIYQFIMDELKMFEDIELRAHDKIISQKKNIPEGSRDWEILFRKYTGEQLDKLGKLWD